In Chryseobacterium scophthalmum, the genomic stretch GCACCGACACCAAAAAAGATACAGTGACTGAATGGGGACTGGAAGGTTTATCAAAAATAAGATCGCTTACAGACAAACCACTCGTTGCCATCGGAAATATCAATTCTTCAAACGTAGCCTCCATTATAAAAGCAGGAGCAGATACATTAGCTGTTGTATCTGCCATTTGCAGTGCCAAAAATCCTGAAAAAGCAGCGTATAAAATTAAAAATGAAATAGTAAAATGAAAAAATATACTTATCCTACCGTTCTTACAATTGCAGGTTTTGACGGCAGTGGTGGCGCAGGAATACAGGCAGATATCAAAACATTTTCAGCTTTGGGATGTTATTCAACATCGGTACTTACTGCACTTCCTGTTCAAAATACAATGGGCGTAAGAAAAATATATCCTGTTTCGGTGGAGGCTGTTGCAGATCAAATAGAAGCTGTACTAGACGATATTTTTCCTGATGCCATTAAAATTGGTATGGTTCATACGCCTCAATTGGTTGAAGCTATTGTGAAAACTTTAAGTAAATATCCAAAGATTCCCATTGTATTTGATCCTGTCATGGTTGCCACAAGCGGACATCGTTTGATTGAAGAAGAAACCATTCAAACCATTATTGAACAATTATTTCCCATCGCAGAAATTATCACCCCGAATATGGATGAAGCTTCTATATTGGCAAAAATGGAGGTTAAAACGTTAGAAGATATGAAAATTGCGGGTGAAAAGATCTTAAGATCAGGCTGTAAAAATATTCTTCTTAAAGGTGGACATCAGGAATTACCAACTGTTACTTCATTATTGTTTGAAGAAAACGGTAAACAATCTAGTTTTGAAACTATAAAATTTGCTACGAATAATACCCACGGTTCCGGCTGTACGCTTTCTTCGGCAATTGCTGCTTTTATAGCACGAGGAGAAAATTTATTTAATGCGGTTGAATTGGCACAACAATATGTTTTTGAAGCTATTAAAAACGGAAAAGATGTTGTCGTCGGAAAAGGAAATGGTCCTCTTAATCACTTTTTTAATCCTCATAAAATAATTAAAAATGAGTTGGTCTGAATTAACCTGGAAACAAACTGAAGAACGATACCAAGCCATTCTTACCATGCCTTTTGTTTCTCAATTGGCAGATGGAAGTCTTCCCAAAGAAAAATTTCAGTTTTACATGGCTCAGGATTCTTTATATCTCGAGCATTTTGGAAGAGCATTGGCGTTGATTGCAGCAAGAGCGTATGATATCAGTAATACCTTGCAATATCTGAAATATGCAGAAACAGCAATTATCGTCGAAAATGCACTTCATGAATCTTATTTTAAAGATTTTGGCTTAATAGATAAAGGTACAATGCAGCCTGTCTGTCATCATTATGTGCACTTTCTTAAAAGTACCGCTGCACTAGATTCCGTAGAAATAGCGATGGCGGCAGTATTGCCTTGTTTTTGGATCTATAAAAAAGTAGGAGACCACATTTACAATACCATACAATCTGAAAATAATCCTTACCAAAAATGGATTGAAACGTATGGCGGTGAAGAATTTGCAGAAGCCGTACAACAGGCGATTAATATCTGCGATGAGGTAGCCGCTTCTACAACTCCTGCGATTAGAGAAAAAATGACAGAAGCATTTTTAACCTCCTCCCGAATGGAATATTATTTCTGGGAAGCAGCTTATGACAGTAAAACCTGGATTTAACTTTGAAAAAAGAAGCTTATTCATTTTAAAATATTTTTATTTACCGCAAAAGCATCAAAAGAAATGATTGAAAAATAGAAATTCAAAAGCTTACAAAACTAAGCATGATTAACATCTATTTTGTAAACTTTTGATTGTATAAAAACAATCTATCATCTTTTGTTTCTTTTGCGGTTTAAATTATTAAGTATTAAAAAAACAAATAATTCATACCATTTGGACTCAGGTTTTATTATTCATAAAATTTTGGAAATATGAGTATGGTATCTATTAGCAATTCATTTATATTTACAGCACAAAAAACTATAATCTAAAAGAGATCTGGTGAATGGATAATTTCTTAAATATTGTAACGGGCATCTCGCTGTTCATTTCATTTTTTTTGGCGTTTTTTATGCTAACGGTCACTACTAAACACAAAACAAGCAACCGTATTTTCGCATTTTTTCTTATCATAACTGCTATTGATACCAGCGAACCATTGATCAGTCACTTTACAAATGGTCCTTCAAATCTGGGAATATTTAGAACGACACTGTCTTACATGCAAATTCCTGCTTTTTATCTTTATGTTTTGTCGGTTTGTCATTCAGATTTTAGATGGAAGCCGAAATATCTTCTTCACCTGCTTCCGTTCCTTATTGTCAATCTTGCGTTATTGCCCCGTTTTTATAGTGTAGATGTTGCTTCAAAGCTCGACTTCATCATCAACCGCCAAAATATGATAGAGTTGCAGTTGACTCATTGGCTGTTTCATCTTCAGGTTCTGGTATATTTTACGGCAATTTTTCTATTATTGAGAAGAGCAAAAAAACTTTATCTGGAAAATAATTCAGGTGGAAATCTTAATTCTTATCAATGGCTGTTTCAACTTACCAGCGTTTTAACGGCTCTTTACCTAATTGTTATTTTCAAAAATATTTTCAAATTTTCTGATTATCTTTACATTTCTGATTGGATCAAGATAGGAATTCTCTTGCTGCAACCTTTTATCACTTGTTGGTATCTGTACAAAGCACTTAATTATCCGGGACTTTTTAGAAATATTGATTCAAAAATGAAGCTCGTTTCCGATTTTTCTTTGGAAGAAAAAACAATAGAACCGGAAACACTGAATGAAGATTTATTGAAGCTTAAAAAATACATGACTGATGAAAAGCCGTTTCTTAATCCGGATTTAAAGATTCAGGATATTTCAAAAGAAATCAATGTTCCTGTTCGCGAATTATCAGTTTTAATTAATCATCAATTGGGGCAGCATTTTTATGATTTCGTTAATACGTACCGAATTGAAAATGCCATGGAAATCCTGAAAGATTCATCAAAATCGAAGATTACCATTCTCGAAATTTTGTATGAAGTTGGTTTTAATTCAAAATCTTCTTTCAATACAGCTTTTAAAAAACAAACCGGAAACACTCCTACCGCTTATCGTAAAGCAGTGTAAAACAACCGTTTGTAATTACTCGTACTTTCTAATTTATTACTCATACCAATTTTTTTATCGAAATAAGGCCGAATACTTTTATTCGGTCGTATAAGATTCTGCTCTTCCACATCTTTGTATCGAAATATTTATCAAACCTTAAATAACGATACAATGAAAACATCATTCACATTCTTAGCTGTAGCATTATTAATCTGCAACTTTACTTTCGGACAGGATTTTTCTAAAAAAATCGATTCAATTATTAAAGATAATTATCAAAAAAATCCTGACGTTGGTATTAGCGTTGGCTTCATTAATAACAACAAAGAATTCTACACATCGTACGGCAAACTGAGTAAAGAAAGTACAACGAATATTGATAAAAATTCGATTTTCGAGATTGCTTCTATTACTAAATTATTAACTGGAAATATGATTGCGCAAGCCGTTGTTGAAAAGAAACTGAAACTGGATGATTACATCGATAGCTATCTGCCAAAACAATATGTTCTACAGAAAAACCTTCAGAATAAAATTAAAATTTCAGATTTGGCATCACATCAATCGGGATTACCTGACATCGATTTTCAAAAATTAATAGAAGTCAATTCGCAACAACCCGTAAGCAGCGTTACAGAGCAATCATTAGCAACGATGATCAATAACTGCACAGATCTTATTGACTATGGAAGTTTTCGATATTCTACCATCAACTTTACACTACTTGGACAGATTTTAGAGAAAGTATATGGCAAAAGTTATGACGAGCTTATCCGCGAAAAAATATTGAAGCCTGCAAAAATGAACCAAACTTTAACAAAAGATTTCAAGGTAAAAAACATCACAACAGGCTATAATCCTGATGGCGGAGCTCAAGAGTTTTTCTTATGGAATGTTACTGCACCGGCAGGATTGGTAAAGTCTAATACTTCTGATATGGTTAAATATATGAGAGTTCTTTTAAACAGCGGAAATCAAATATCAAATGCGGCATTAATTGCAGAAAAAGTTTATTATAAAGATGCTAAACGAGAAATGGGATTGGGATTCAACATCAATACAAAAGACGGAGATACAATTTATCTAAAATCTGGAGACTCTATGGGACAATCATCAATCATCTGTTACAATAGAGCTAAAAACTGGGGAATTATCATCCTTTTAAATAAAAGAGACTCAAAAATGAGACAGAATCTGTTGAACGTGATCTATGAAAATATCTTAAAATAAATTTTTATCTAAACCTTAAATAACAATACAATGAAAACAATATTTAACATCAGCTTTTTCCTATTATTCTTTGCAAGCTTTCAGGTTTTTGCTCAGAAAAAAGAATACAGTTTTCTTACCGATAGTTTGAAAATTGAAGAACAGTTAGACAAATATAAACTTCCGGGGTTTAGCGTAGTTGTTTTTGAAAATTATAAGATTGTTTACTCTAAACAATTTGGTCAGAAGTCGGCAAATTCTCCTGAAAAGATAGATGAAAATACGGCATTTTCTACAGCATCTATCGCAAAACCAATCACAGCGTTACTTTGCTTTATTTTAGAAGAAAAAGGTTTAATTAATCTGAACGAACCCATTGACAAATCTTTAAAAAGATGGCATTTGCCAAAAAGCAAGTTCACGGAAAACAACAATCCGACTTGGAAACAGTTTCTAAATCATACTGCAGGAACTTCTCAAAGCGGTTTCGAAGACCATTACGAAGGGGAAAAAATTCCTACATTGGAAGAAAGTCTTTTGGGAAAAATACCGAGATACGATAAAGAAATTGAATTCACTTTTGAGCCGGGAACCGATTGGCAATACAGCGGTGGTGGTTACACAATCATTCAGATGGCATTGGAAGATACTTTCAATAAACCGATTGCAGAGCTTGCAAAAGAATACATCTTTTCTCCACTTGGATTAAAAAACACAACAATGATCCAACCTAATGAAAAAGGATTTCTGACGAATGTTGCATCAGTTCATGACAAAGACGGAAAAGTAATAAAAACAGGTCTGCCAATTACACCACAAGTTGGAGCATCAGGATTATGGTCTACCCCAACTGATTTAGCTAAAATTGCTATCGAAATGCAAAATGCTTTGCGTAATAAAAACAACAAAGTAATTTCTCACAATGTAGCCAAAAAAGTAACGGCAGTAACGGCTTTAAAAAACGCAGTTGGCGGATGGAGCTACGGATGGCAAAAATCTTTTGGATACAATAATTATGACTGGTTTACCTGTAATGGTTCAAACACCGGAGTTGGAGGAACCGTGATGGGAACAATGAAAGACGGAAATGGTTTTGCATTTCTTGCCAATGGTGAAAAACCAAATCGTTTTCCGGTGATGGGAGCAACACAAAAAACAATTTTATCTGTAATGAATTGGGAAGGAAAAACAATGAATGAAAAAACTCAGGAAATCCCTGCAAGTCTAAAAAAGCAACTTATTGGGACGTATGATGATTTTCTTTTCGCACAAGGAATGGAAACCAAAATAGTAGAAAAAAACAACCGCCTTTACGTAGAATCAGCTATTTTAGACCATTTCAAAGGAAAAAATGATAATGAACTGGTTTATCTAAAAAATGGATTATTCAAAATTACAGATTATCCTAACCTTTTAAAATTCGATTTTAAAGATGGAAAAGCAAGTTTTGTTACTCTAAAAAGAGATGATTTGACAGCCACAGTTTCAATGGCTGTTAAAGCAAAATAACCTTTAATAGAAATAAAAAAACGGATGTTTACAATGATAAACATCCGTTTTTAGTTATAAATATTTTCTAAATATCGAAACGATAATTAAACCTTATCAATAATCTTCAGAAATAATATGCTCAATACAATATTCAGCCAACGCAGTGATCGTTAAAAACGGATTAACACCAATCGTTCCGGGAATTAAAGATCCATCAATGATATAAAGATTTTCAGATCCTCTAAGTCTGCCTTTCATATCTGTTGCTTTTCCCAATGCAGCACCGCCCAATGGATGGTAACAAATATCGGCTCCGAATCCGTTATTAAAAAGCAAGTGCGCTCTTGTTCCTCCGTTTGCTTTATTCATTGTTTTAATAAAATATTCTGCATTTTTTCTGGCAAGAGCTACGTTATCTGCAGACCATTTTAAATCTATTTTTCTAGAAACAGGATTAAAAAACACAGCACCTTTTTCTGGCACCGGACTAATCATTAAATAAAGTGAGGTAGCCACATCCATCCCCATCGGAAGGGGAGCAATTTCTGTAAAAAACGGATGTTCTTTATCATTCCAATTATCAATTCCTCCAACAGGGATAGTAGAATGATTTACACCAGTTCCACCGGAAAATGTTTTGACAAAATTTCTGCCGGTCATGAAATTTCCATTATTGCCCCAGTTTTGCCCTACTTCAGGATTTAGTGTTATTTTATTATCATTTGATGATTTTAAAAGCAATTCTAAAGTTCCCATTGTACCGGCGCATAAAAACAGTTTTTTACAAACAATTTTCTTTTTTGCAGTAGTTTCACCAAGAGTATTTGTCTGGATAACTTCTAAAATATAAGTATTATCTGAAGCTTTTGTAATACTTTCCACTCTATGCAAATCATGAATATGAACTTTACCCGTTTCTTGGGCTTTTTTAAGGTATGTTTTGTCTAAAGATTTTTTACCGTAATTGTTTCCGTAAATAACTTCACCCGCCAAAGCCGAACGGGGAACTTTGTTTTCGTACTCAGCTTCCATGTATTTAAAATCATAAACATTGGGAACACGTACGGTTTTAAACCCAGCTTTATGAGCTTCTTGCTCACCCACTTTATTGAATTTATAGAAACTGCAGTTTTCGAGAAAGTTTTCGTCAGCAGAATTCACTTCAAGCTCTTTCTCTGCCAATGGAAAATATTTTTCATAAAAATCTTCAGTACTCAGTTCTGGAAATATTTCTCTGAAGTAATCTTTTTTTGGTAAAACAGCCATTCCTCCGTTGACAAGAGAACCTCCGCCAACTCCTCTCCCCATCCAGATTTTGATATTGCTAAAATCCCATCGGTCAAGCGTTCCTGTATATTTTTTGGTGTTGAAAATATTAAAAAATGGAGCAATCGTTTTAGTTCTCAACCAAGCCGCAGATTTTCCGGGACTAATCATTGGCGAAAACTTTTCACCAGATTTTTCCCAATTAAGACCCATTTCTAAAATCGTTACTTCATGTCCGGATTGTGCCAAACGCAACGCAGCAACAGCTCCACCGTAACCGGAACCAATAATAATATTATCAATTTCTAAGTTTTCCGTCTCTACTTTAACTTCATTATTTTTTGCAAACAAAACTGATGAAAAGCTTGTGAAATACAATGCTCCCATTCCTAAAAGTGAATGTCTGAGAAATTCTTTACGGTTCATAAAATGGTCTTTTGATTTGCTATAATTTTTTTTAAAAAA encodes the following:
- a CDS encoding FAD-dependent oxidoreductase, whose product is MNRKEFLRHSLLGMGALYFTSFSSVLFAKNNEVKVETENLEIDNIIIGSGYGGAVAALRLAQSGHEVTILEMGLNWEKSGEKFSPMISPGKSAAWLRTKTIAPFFNIFNTKKYTGTLDRWDFSNIKIWMGRGVGGGSLVNGGMAVLPKKDYFREIFPELSTEDFYEKYFPLAEKELEVNSADENFLENCSFYKFNKVGEQEAHKAGFKTVRVPNVYDFKYMEAEYENKVPRSALAGEVIYGNNYGKKSLDKTYLKKAQETGKVHIHDLHRVESITKASDNTYILEVIQTNTLGETTAKKKIVCKKLFLCAGTMGTLELLLKSSNDNKITLNPEVGQNWGNNGNFMTGRNFVKTFSGGTGVNHSTIPVGGIDNWNDKEHPFFTEIAPLPMGMDVATSLYLMISPVPEKGAVFFNPVSRKIDLKWSADNVALARKNAEYFIKTMNKANGGTRAHLLFNNGFGADICYHPLGGAALGKATDMKGRLRGSENLYIIDGSLIPGTIGVNPFLTITALAEYCIEHIISEDY
- a CDS encoding serine hydrolase domain-containing protein, whose translation is MKTIFNISFFLLFFASFQVFAQKKEYSFLTDSLKIEEQLDKYKLPGFSVVVFENYKIVYSKQFGQKSANSPEKIDENTAFSTASIAKPITALLCFILEEKGLINLNEPIDKSLKRWHLPKSKFTENNNPTWKQFLNHTAGTSQSGFEDHYEGEKIPTLEESLLGKIPRYDKEIEFTFEPGTDWQYSGGGYTIIQMALEDTFNKPIAELAKEYIFSPLGLKNTTMIQPNEKGFLTNVASVHDKDGKVIKTGLPITPQVGASGLWSTPTDLAKIAIEMQNALRNKNNKVISHNVAKKVTAVTALKNAVGGWSYGWQKSFGYNNYDWFTCNGSNTGVGGTVMGTMKDGNGFAFLANGEKPNRFPVMGATQKTILSVMNWEGKTMNEKTQEIPASLKKQLIGTYDDFLFAQGMETKIVEKNNRLYVESAILDHFKGKNDNELVYLKNGLFKITDYPNLLKFDFKDGKASFVTLKRDDLTATVSMAVKAK
- a CDS encoding serine hydrolase domain-containing protein, which produces MKTSFTFLAVALLICNFTFGQDFSKKIDSIIKDNYQKNPDVGISVGFINNNKEFYTSYGKLSKESTTNIDKNSIFEIASITKLLTGNMIAQAVVEKKLKLDDYIDSYLPKQYVLQKNLQNKIKISDLASHQSGLPDIDFQKLIEVNSQQPVSSVTEQSLATMINNCTDLIDYGSFRYSTINFTLLGQILEKVYGKSYDELIREKILKPAKMNQTLTKDFKVKNITTGYNPDGGAQEFFLWNVTAPAGLVKSNTSDMVKYMRVLLNSGNQISNAALIAEKVYYKDAKREMGLGFNINTKDGDTIYLKSGDSMGQSSIICYNRAKNWGIIILLNKRDSKMRQNLLNVIYENILK
- a CDS encoding helix-turn-helix domain-containing protein, whose protein sequence is MDNFLNIVTGISLFISFFLAFFMLTVTTKHKTSNRIFAFFLIITAIDTSEPLISHFTNGPSNLGIFRTTLSYMQIPAFYLYVLSVCHSDFRWKPKYLLHLLPFLIVNLALLPRFYSVDVASKLDFIINRQNMIELQLTHWLFHLQVLVYFTAIFLLLRRAKKLYLENNSGGNLNSYQWLFQLTSVLTALYLIVIFKNIFKFSDYLYISDWIKIGILLLQPFITCWYLYKALNYPGLFRNIDSKMKLVSDFSLEEKTIEPETLNEDLLKLKKYMTDEKPFLNPDLKIQDISKEINVPVRELSVLINHQLGQHFYDFVNTYRIENAMEILKDSSKSKITILEILYEVGFNSKSSFNTAFKKQTGNTPTAYRKAV
- the tenA gene encoding thiaminase II; translated protein: MSWSELTWKQTEERYQAILTMPFVSQLADGSLPKEKFQFYMAQDSLYLEHFGRALALIAARAYDISNTLQYLKYAETAIIVENALHESYFKDFGLIDKGTMQPVCHHYVHFLKSTAALDSVEIAMAAVLPCFWIYKKVGDHIYNTIQSENNPYQKWIETYGGEEFAEAVQQAINICDEVAASTTPAIREKMTEAFLTSSRMEYYFWEAAYDSKTWI
- the thiD gene encoding bifunctional hydroxymethylpyrimidine kinase/phosphomethylpyrimidine kinase; the encoded protein is MKKYTYPTVLTIAGFDGSGGAGIQADIKTFSALGCYSTSVLTALPVQNTMGVRKIYPVSVEAVADQIEAVLDDIFPDAIKIGMVHTPQLVEAIVKTLSKYPKIPIVFDPVMVATSGHRLIEEETIQTIIEQLFPIAEIITPNMDEASILAKMEVKTLEDMKIAGEKILRSGCKNILLKGGHQELPTVTSLLFEENGKQSSFETIKFATNNTHGSGCTLSSAIAAFIARGENLFNAVELAQQYVFEAIKNGKDVVVGKGNGPLNHFFNPHKIIKNELV